In Sorghum bicolor cultivar BTx623 chromosome 10, Sorghum_bicolor_NCBIv3, whole genome shotgun sequence, one genomic interval encodes:
- the LOC8069325 gene encoding 40S ribosomal protein S14, with product MSRRKTREPKEENVTLGPTVREGEYVFGVAHIFASFNDTFIHVTDLSGRETLVRITGGMKVKADRDESSPYAAMLASQDVAQRCKELGITALHIKLRATGGNKTKTPGPGAQSALRALARSGMKIGRIEDVTPVPTDSTRRKGGRRGRRL from the exons ATG TCGAGGAGGAAGACCAGGGAGCCCAAGGAGGAGAACGTTACCCTTGGACCCACTGTCCGTGAAGGAGAGTATGTCTTTGGTGTTGCTCACATCTTTGCATCCTTCAATGACACCTTCATT CATGTCACTGATTTGTCTGGGAGGGAAACTCTGGTTCGCATCACTG GTGGCATGAAGGTCAAGGCTGATCGTGATGAGTCATCGCCTTATGCTGCTATGCTTGCTTCTCAAGATGTTGCACAGCGTTGCAAG GAGCTTGGTATCACTGCGCTGCACATTAAGCTTCGTGCCACTGGAGGCAACAAGACCAAGACCCCTGGACCTGGTGCTCAGTCCGCTCTCAGGGCTCTTGCTCGTTCTGGGATGAAAATTGGACGCATTG AGGATGTTACCCCGGTTCCCACTGACAGCACTCGCAGAAAGGGTGGTCGGAGGGGTAGGAGGCTGTAG